The genomic window ACCGAACTCCCCCGGCCGAGCAACCTCTACGGCGTCTCGAAGGCCGCCGGCGAGTCGCTCGGGCGCTACTACCACGACGAACACGACCTCTCGGTCGTCTGCGTTCGCATCGGGAACCTCACCGAGGGCCACCCGCCGATCGACTACGAGCGGGGGCAGGCGATGTGGCTCTCCTACCGGGACTGTGCACACCTCTTCGATCGCTGTATTCGGGCCGACTACGGCTACGAGATCGTCTACGGCATCTCCGACAACGACCGAAAGTACTACTCGCTCGAGCGGGCCCGCGACGTGTTGGACTACGAGCCACGGGACAACTCCGCGGATCACGACTGACGGCACCGGGACCATTGCGGATCGCGTTTAACGAAGCCGGCAACCGACTCGGACGAGCCACGACGTTTTGTCGCCGGCCGTCGCAACTGGCCCCATGGAGTACACCACGCTCGGGTCGACGGGCATGAAAGTCAGCCGGATTTGTCTGGGCTGTATGAGCTTCGGGACCGGCCGGGAGTGGATGCTCGAGCCCGAGGAAAGCGAGGAACTCATCGAGCGCGCGATCGACCTCGGAATCAACTTCTTCGATACGGCTAACGTCTACTCGACGGGCGAGTCCGAGGAGATTCTCGGCGACGCTCTCGCGGGCTATGACCGCGACTCGCAGGTCGTCGCGACGAAGGTCTTCGGCGAGATGGACCCCGACAACCCGAACGCGAGCGGACTCTCCCGTAAAGCGATCGAACAGGAACTCGAGGCGAGTCTCGATCGGCTGGGCATGGACACGATCGACCTCTACCAGACTCATCGCTGGGACTACAACACGCCGATCGAGGAGACGTTGCGCGCCCTCGACGACGCGGTCCGCCGCGGGCAGGTGCGGTACATCGGCACCTCCTCGATGTGGGCCCACCAGTTGGCCGAGGCCGTACACACCAGCGACGCGCTCTCCCTCGAGCGGTTCGCGACGATGCAGAACCACTACAACGTCCTCTACCGCGAGGAGGAACGCGAGATGTTACCCCTGTGCGAGAACGAAGACATCGGCGTCATCCCGTGGTCGCCGCTGGCCCGCGGCGTCGCGACCCGCCCCCACGAGGAGATCGAGTCGACGACGCGGGGGCAAACCGACCAGTACCTCGAGCAGATGTCGTATCTCCAGGGCGGCGGCGAAGCGATCAACGAGCGGATACAGGAACTCGCCGACGAGAAGGGCGTCTCGATGGGCCAGATTTCCCTCGCGTGGCTGCTCCACAAGGACTGGGTCGACGCCCCCATCGTCGGCACGACAAGCGTCGAACATCTCGAGGACGCTGTCGAGGCGCTCGAGATCGACCTCTCCGACTCGGAGATGGAGTACATAGAGGAGCCCTACGAGCCGCTGCCGGTAGCGGGCCACGAGTGAGCGCGGCCCTCGCGGAACGCGATTAGAACAGTCCCTTTACGTCTTCCTCGCGGGCCCGGCGTCTGCCGACGTGGTCGGAGAGTCGCTGGAAGATGATCCCGCGGTGCTCGTCCTCGCGGACGAAATCGAACAACAGCGTGATGAACTTGCTGTCGTCCGCGCCGGCCTCGAGGTCCCGCTGGGCGTACGTGCGAGCCCGATCGACCGGCTGCTCGTCGTACCCGAACTCCTCGGCGAGGACGACCGCCGCGATCGCCGTCGGTTCGAACTCGAGATCCGCCAGCGTCGGGACGGTCCCCTCGTGTTCGAGGCGGACCGGCCCCCGGCGCTCGACGAGTTCGGGATCGGCCGCGAGCCGGGCGAGAAACGACCGCACGGGCTCGAGTCGGAGGTCGCGGTAGTCGGCGGGCAGCGCCGCGAGATACTCGCCGGCACTCTCGGCGAGTCCGACGGCCCCCTCCCAGTTGCGCTCGCGGGCGTGGAACACCGCACCGCTGTACTGGATGAGTCCGTGGAGCAGGCGCTCGTCGTCGCTGCCGGACTCGAGGTCGAGCCAGCGGTCCTCCCAAGCGTCGTGGGCGGCGTGATAGTGGCCGTCGTTGAAGATGGCGACGCCCGCCCGAAGCCGATCGCGCATAGCCGTGGTTAGGGCTCGAGACTCGAGAACGTGACGAAAACGGTGACCGCCGGATATCACGTCGGCAGCGCGACCGGAACACTCCGGGAGCGAGCGACTCCGATCGACGAGAGCCGACGGCACACTACCGCCTCCGGCAGGGCGGGCAGACAACTGCGACTGCGTCGATTCCGGGACGCTGTCCCAACCGGTTATTGACCGCCACCGGTCCGGCGGTATTCGATATGAGGGATGGCGTACATATTAGTATGCGACGGCTTCTCCCTTCCGAGGGCGCTTTCGACGGGCCGTAAGCGCCACTTACCGGCGCTCGATCGAGCGGGACTGTTGTCTCCGTGACATCGATCCGTCGTGTTGTGCACCATCCCGGATCGACGATTCGCCGGTCTGGGGCGAGTTCACTGCGCGAGTTCTTCGGAGCGGCCGATCCCGTACGACTCAGATCTCGTCGTCCTCGAATCGGAATGTTCCGTCGCGCTGGACGACCTCACCGTCGATCTCGAGTCTGGAGTCATCGCCGACGTCGGTGATCAGATCGACGTGGACGTCCGACTCGTTGCCCGACTCTCCGTCGGGCAGGCAGGCGTCGTAGGTCCGGCCGAGCGCCAGATGGACGGTATCGCCCATCTTCTCGTCGAAGAGGATGTTGTCCGTGTAGCGGTCGATACCGCGGTTCATGCCGATCCCGAGTTCGCCAAGTCGACGCGCGCCCGTATCCGTCTCGAGGATCTCACCGATCACGTCCGCGCCCTGATCCGCGCCGTAGTCGACGACCTCGCCGTCCTCGAACTCGAGGCGGACGTTCCGGACGGACTCGCCCCGAAGTGTCATCGGTACGTCGAATGTCACCTCGCCCTCGGTCGCGTCGGGCGCGGTGAAGACTTCGCCGCTCGGCAGGTTGTGCGAGTCGTAGGCGACCGACGCGGCGCTGTTGACTGCCGTCCGGTCCTCGATCTGCATCGTGAGGTCGGTGTCCCTCGAGACGAGTCGCACTTCGGAGCCGGCATCGAGTAGCTCTTTCAACTGCGCCATCTCCTCGGCCAACGACTCCCAGTCCCGCAGGATGGCGTCGTAGGCGAAGTCTTGGTACTCCTCGTAGGCCATGTTGGCCTGCTGTGCGAGCGACCGCGTCGGGTGGATCGTCGACACCCAGCGGGTCCCCAGCCGAGTTTCGCGGATCTCGCTTCGAGCGCTATTGTAGGCCCGCCGCCGGTCGCCGGGCACGTCGGCCGTCGCGCTCGTGTTCCGCCCGCCGCCGAGCGAGAGGTAGACGTCGGCGTTCTCGACCAGCGCGAGTTCGTGGGCCGGGTTCTCGTCGAAGTCGCCGTCGTGGGCCCTGAGATAGGCCCGCGTGATCTCGCCCGAGCCGTAGGTCGCGAGCAGGTTCGCGCCCCGTTCGCCGAGTTTCTCGGCGACGGCGACCGCCAGCTCGTGAGCGTCCGGCCCCACCGAGAGCACGACGTCGTCGCCCGCCTCGACGCGAGCGCTCCAGTCGACCAGCACGTCGGCGTGTTCACGTACGCATTCGTCCATACCCGACCCCTCTCGAGCGGGCTACTAAACGCTCTCCGTTCGGAGCGCAGAAATCAGGCGGCGTGGGTGTCGTCTGCGGCGAGCCCCTCGCGCGAGCGCACGAACGAGACGATCGCGTAGACGACCGGTGTGTCCAAGAGGGCGATCGCGAGTTTCAGCACGTACTGGCCAACCATCAGTGAGAGAATAATATGCGTCGGGAGCACGGCACCGACGCCGAGGACGGCGGGCGCGATGGCGAACGCGACCGAGACGAAGATGACGGTGTCGATCGCCTGACTACTCGCCGTCGACGCGATATTCCGGAGCCAGAGCTTCTCGGAACCGGTGTACGATCGAATGCGGTGGAAGACGAGCACGTCCCAGTTCTGGCTGACGATGTACGCCAATAGGCTCCCGAGGACGACGTTCGTCGATGCGCCGAGGGCCGTCTCGAACGCCGCGGGATCGACGCTGTTCGGTGCGGCCGGCGCGGCGATCGTCGACCAGACCAACGCGAGGACGACGAAGTTTAGAACGAACCCGACGTTGACGACGATCTGGGCCGCACGCCGGCCGTACAGCTCCGTATAGCAGTCACTCGCGAGGAACGTCAGTGCGTACGCGAGCGCCGCGCCCGGTAAGGCGAGTTCCGCGCCCGTAATCGGAAGCGCGAACGGCAGTTCAAAGGCGAGTACCTTCGACGCGGTCAACTGTGCGGTCACGAGCGCCGTCACGAAGACGCCGATCAGCGCGACCTGCGCGATCGTCGGCACATTGGCGCTCTGTGTCTGACTCATACAGCCGCGTATCAATCGGATCCACGTAAACGGTACTATTCAGCGATTACCGAGCGATGTCTGTGTTCCGGCTCGAGTATGCTCGATCGAAAAGCCTGTCAGAGGCAACCATACCCTACGAAAAGCGATCGCGATCGCTTCTGGACGAACAGTCGATTAGATCCACACTGCGAGAACAGGATACGGACCCGCTCACGTCGACTCTCGAGGAGAGCGACCGGCCCACAAACGGCGCCGAAACGACTGCAGCCCCGTCTCGAGCGGTCTACAGACCGATCTATCGGGACTACCTCTCGGAGAAAATGCAAGACCGGTTTCGCGGTTTCTCCGCCATTCGACCGTCTATCGTTGGGTTCGAAACGAAATTGTGTTTGTTTCGACAAACGATGCGTAACACAACTGTTATACGTATCCCGGGCCTCGATTGAATTGCAATGGCGAAAGGAAACGTTGATTTCTTCAACGACACAGGCGGCTACGGTTTCATTGAGACGGACGACGCAGACGATGACGTTTTCTTCCACATGGAAGACGTTGGCGGTCCGGACCTCGAAGAAGGCACAGAGATCGAATTCGATATCGAACAGGCCCCCAAGGGCCCCCGCGCCACCAACGTCACCCGCCTGTAACACGGCTTTTCACGTTCGGTAACGGGTTTCACACTTCGAATATCATTCTTCAGCACACTACACGACACCCAGCGGAAGCTATCTCGCATCGATCGCACGGAATCGAGATCGGGTTCCCGTAGTGACGACACCGACTGTCGAATCCCGTACTCGAGTACAGATCCGACAGGAAAGCGTATCTATGCCATCAGTCATACGTCACTTTCGTCGCCGGCGGTGTGGGATGGGAGAAAAGCGGGACGAACCGCCGAATGTAGGCCGTGGTTACCAGACGAAACGACAGACAGTACCACGAATGACTCAGTTAGCTTCGCTGAACGTACTGGAAACAGTTGATACGAAATCGATAACAAATAGTCGGCTTCCCATCCGTCCACCTGAGTACAAAATGGACGATCTGACAGGGTTTCAACGCGACCTTCTGTACGTGATCGCAGGAGCCGATCAACCGTCGGGCCAGGACGTAAAAGACGAAGTCGAGACATATTACAATAGTGAGATCAATCATGGGCGATTGTATCCCAATCTCGACACGCTCGTCAACAAGGACCTCGTCGAGAAAGGGCAGCTCGACCGGCGAACCAATTACTACGAGATCAGCGACCGCGGCCAGCAGACCATCGAAGAGCGCCGCGAGTGGGAACAACAGTACATCGAGGACTAGCGAACCGGACTGTCCTGCGATATCCACTCTCACTATCGCGTAGCATCAGTTCTAGGGACGGATACAAGAATGCTGGCCCCACGAGACTCGCTGTAATCGACCGCACGCTACCGATTCCGCCGATGGAACGGGCCAGCAGTAGCGGCTGTGCTGTACCCCGGAAAGCAGTCTCGCCTCTGCCGAATCTCTGGCGTGACGACGAACTCTCTCGGACGCCCCCCTCCCCATCCCGGCCAATCTGTAGCCTCGGCCCCACTCGTCGAAACGAACCGTTCGAGTCACGACCACTCGAGCGAGTAGCCCCTCCGTCGTGGTCTCTTCCCGGCGGTTTCGGGTCTCGACACACAGCAATCCCGGTTCGATGGCACCGAAGATGAGACCCCGCATCTCAATTATGTGCTGGCACTCCCGTTCTGTTCGTGACTGTCACTCGAGTCGGACGGTCCCTCTCCAAAACCCAGAACTACTTACGTCGGGAGAGTCGTTGTTCTACTAACCGAAATAGGCGCTGTCCTTGGCGCAGTCGGGACGGAACGTTCGACGCCAGGGACGTGACCGAGAACTCGCTCACGTGCAGGACGTTTCTGCTCCCGTGGCCATTCCGGCCAGGAGACTGTCCGAAGGACAGCTATGATCGGACCTACAAATGGAAATAGAAATTGCGACAATTGGCGGTTACGAGGAAGTCGGCCGACAGATGACGGCTGTCCGCGCCGGTGACGACATCGTGATCTTCGACATGGGTCTGAACCTGTCGAAGGTACTCATTCACGACAATATCCGAACCGAAGGGATGCACAGTCTCGATCTGATCGACATGGGTGCCATCCCCGACGACCGGATCATGAGCGACCTCGAGGGAGACGTCAAAGCGATCGTCCCCACCCACGGCCACCTCGACCACATCGGTGCGATCAGCAAACTCGCACACCGATACGACGCACCCATCGTCGCGACGCCGTTCACGCTCGAGCTGGTCAAAGGCGAACTCGAGGAGGAAGGGAAGTTCAACACCGACAACGACCTCGTCGAAATGGAGGCCGGCGAAACCATGTCGATCGGCGACAGCGGCGTCGTCGATCTCGAATTCGTCAACGTCACCCACTCGATCGTCCAGGCGATCAACCCGGTCCTCCACACGCCCGAAGGCGCAGTCGTCTACGGACTGGACAAGCGGATGGACCACACGCCCGTCATCGGCGATCCGATCGATATGGAACGATTCCGCGAGATCGGTCGCGAGGGCGAGGGTGTCCTCTGTTACATCGAGGACTGTACCAACGCGAACAAGAAGGGCCGCACACCTTCCGAGAACGTCGCCCGGGAACATCTCCGCGACGTCCTCTACAGCATGGAAGACTACGACGGCGGCATCGTCGCGACCACCTTCTCGAGCCACATCGCCCGCGTGAAATCGCTAATCGAATTCGCTCGAGACATCGATCGGACGCCGATCCTCCTCGGTCGCTCGATGGAGACCTACTCCGGAACCGCGAAACAGATCGGGATCGACTTCCCGTCCGATGTCGAGATGGTCGGCTACCGCCAGTCCATCGAGCAGACGTTCGAGCGCATTATGAACGAAGGGAAGGAGAACTTCCTCCCCGTCGTCACCGGCCATCAGGGCGAACCGCGCGCGACGCTCACTCGAATGGGCCGCGGCGAGACTCCATACGAACTGGAAGACGGTGACAAGGTCGTCTTCTCCGCCCGCGTCATTCCGGAGCCGACCAACGAAGGCCAGCGCTACCAAGCCGAAAAGCTCCTCCGCATGCAAGGCGCGCGTATCTACGACGATATCCACGTCTCCGGTCACCTCTGTCAGGAAGGTCACTACGAGATGCTCGATGCGCTGCAACCTGAGCACATCGTTCCTGCCCACCAGAACATGAGCGGGTTCTCGGGCTACGTCGATCTGGCCTCCAACCAGGGCTACAAACTCGGGCGCGACCTCCACGTCACCTCGAACGGGAACATCATCGAGCTCGTCTAAGTCAAGCAACTGCGGCGCTTTCGCTTTTCCACTCTCTTTCAGACTCGAGTAATGGTAGCACTGTACAGCAACAAATGCGAAAAACCCGCACAGTTGCTACTGTGCGGGTTGAAAGTATGAATGAAAGCGGCGAATCGGATTTCCCAGAGGGTCGCCCACTCCAGTACTGACCGAAACGTAGGCGAGCTTATCTTCCGTGTTCGGGATGGGTACGGGAGGAACCTCGCCACTGTGGCCGCTGTAATGCCGACCGGCGGAATCGAACCGCCGTCAGACCACTATCGGGGTCGAGTTCGACCGAATTGGTCGATATGAATGGTGGCGGCGAAACGGGGTTCCCAGAGGGTCGCCCACTCCAGTACTAACCGTAACGCAGGCGAGCTTATCTTCCGTGTTCGGGATGGGTACGGGAGGCACCTCGCCGCTATGGCCGCCGTAATGCCGACCGACGGACTCGAACCGTCGCCAAACCGTAATCGGTGGCGTGTCTACGACCGTAGTATACGTGTAGTCCAGTTTGCGTCCGGACCCGTTCGCGCGTCACGGATCCAATGCGATGTAGTGTATGAGTGTGTGGCTTGGCCGGTTAGTGCTCGCGGACTCAACACCTCGTTGCCTTGGTGCGTACATCCCGAGTCTATCGATCTCGTCTTCTACGAGTGGCCTCGGTGGTATCTCTTTTTCAGGTGGGTTTCGAGCTTAGATGCGTTCAGCTCTTACCCCGTGGTGCGTCGCTGCCCGGCACGTGCTCTTTCGAACAGCCGGTACACGAGTGGCACCCATTCGTAGTTCCTCTCGTACTATACGAACGTTCCCGTCAGATACCGTAACACCCCCAATAGATAGCAGCCGACCTGTCTCACGACGGTCTAAACCCAGCTCACGACCTCCTTTAATAGGCGAACAACCTCACCCTTGCCCGCTTCTGCACGGGCAGGATGGAGGGAACCGACATCGAGGTAGCAAGCCACCCGGTCGATATGTGCTCTTGCGGGTGACGACTCTGTTATCCCTAAGGTAGCTTTTTTGTCAGCAATGGGCCGCATCAAGCAGCCTCATTGGTTCGCTAGACCACGCTTTCGCGTCAGCGTCCGTCGTTGTGCCGGACACTGTCAGACTTCCTTTTGCTCTTGCGCTCTTCCCCGAGTCTCCGACTCGGGTGAGGAAATCTTGGGGCGCGCCCGATATCTTTTCAGGCGCGTACCGCCCCAGTCAAACTGCCCGGCTACCAGTGTCCTCCGCCAGGAGTGAGAGTCGCAGTCACCATCGGGTAGTATTTCAATGCTGCCTCGGTGGCCCGCTAGCGCGGGTACCTGTGTAGCGGCTCCTACCTATGCTGCACAATGGCGACCACGTCTCAGTGACAGCCTGCAGTAAAGCTCTATAGGGTCTTCGCTTCCCCTTGGGGGTCTCCAGACTCCGCACTGGAACGTACAGTTCACCGGGCCCAACGTTGG from Natrinema versiforme includes these protein-coding regions:
- a CDS encoding aldo/keto reductase; amino-acid sequence: MEYTTLGSTGMKVSRICLGCMSFGTGREWMLEPEESEELIERAIDLGINFFDTANVYSTGESEEILGDALAGYDRDSQVVATKVFGEMDPDNPNASGLSRKAIEQELEASLDRLGMDTIDLYQTHRWDYNTPIEETLRALDDAVRRGQVRYIGTSSMWAHQLAEAVHTSDALSLERFATMQNHYNVLYREEEREMLPLCENEDIGVIPWSPLARGVATRPHEEIESTTRGQTDQYLEQMSYLQGGGEAINERIQELADEKGVSMGQISLAWLLHKDWVDAPIVGTTSVEHLEDAVEALEIDLSDSEMEYIEEPYEPLPVAGHE
- a CDS encoding DUF309 domain-containing protein gives rise to the protein MRDRLRAGVAIFNDGHYHAAHDAWEDRWLDLESGSDDERLLHGLIQYSGAVFHARERNWEGAVGLAESAGEYLAALPADYRDLRLEPVRSFLARLAADPELVERRGPVRLEHEGTVPTLADLEFEPTAIAAVVLAEEFGYDEQPVDRARTYAQRDLEAGADDSKFITLLFDFVREDEHRGIIFQRLSDHVGRRRAREEDVKGLF
- a CDS encoding aminopeptidase, whose amino-acid sequence is MDECVREHADVLVDWSARVEAGDDVVLSVGPDAHELAVAVAEKLGERGANLLATYGSGEITRAYLRAHDGDFDENPAHELALVENADVYLSLGGGRNTSATADVPGDRRRAYNSARSEIRETRLGTRWVSTIHPTRSLAQQANMAYEEYQDFAYDAILRDWESLAEEMAQLKELLDAGSEVRLVSRDTDLTMQIEDRTAVNSAASVAYDSHNLPSGEVFTAPDATEGEVTFDVPMTLRGESVRNVRLEFEDGEVVDYGADQGADVIGEILETDTGARRLGELGIGMNRGIDRYTDNILFDEKMGDTVHLALGRTYDACLPDGESGNESDVHVDLITDVGDDSRLEIDGEVVQRDGTFRFEDDEI
- a CDS encoding queuosine precursor transporter, with product MSQTQSANVPTIAQVALIGVFVTALVTAQLTASKVLAFELPFALPITGAELALPGAALAYALTFLASDCYTELYGRRAAQIVVNVGFVLNFVVLALVWSTIAAPAAPNSVDPAAFETALGASTNVVLGSLLAYIVSQNWDVLVFHRIRSYTGSEKLWLRNIASTASSQAIDTVIFVSVAFAIAPAVLGVGAVLPTHIILSLMVGQYVLKLAIALLDTPVVYAIVSFVRSREGLAADDTHAA
- a CDS encoding cold-shock protein yields the protein MAKGNVDFFNDTGGYGFIETDDADDDVFFHMEDVGGPDLEEGTEIEFDIEQAPKGPRATNVTRL
- a CDS encoding PadR family transcriptional regulator, with the protein product MDDLTGFQRDLLYVIAGADQPSGQDVKDEVETYYNSEINHGRLYPNLDTLVNKDLVEKGQLDRRTNYYEISDRGQQTIEERREWEQQYIED
- a CDS encoding RNase J family beta-CASP ribonuclease — encoded protein: MEIEIATIGGYEEVGRQMTAVRAGDDIVIFDMGLNLSKVLIHDNIRTEGMHSLDLIDMGAIPDDRIMSDLEGDVKAIVPTHGHLDHIGAISKLAHRYDAPIVATPFTLELVKGELEEEGKFNTDNDLVEMEAGETMSIGDSGVVDLEFVNVTHSIVQAINPVLHTPEGAVVYGLDKRMDHTPVIGDPIDMERFREIGREGEGVLCYIEDCTNANKKGRTPSENVAREHLRDVLYSMEDYDGGIVATTFSSHIARVKSLIEFARDIDRTPILLGRSMETYSGTAKQIGIDFPSDVEMVGYRQSIEQTFERIMNEGKENFLPVVTGHQGEPRATLTRMGRGETPYELEDGDKVVFSARVIPEPTNEGQRYQAEKLLRMQGARIYDDIHVSGHLCQEGHYEMLDALQPEHIVPAHQNMSGFSGYVDLASNQGYKLGRDLHVTSNGNIIELV